The following are from one region of the Ruficoccus sp. ZRK36 genome:
- a CDS encoding sodium/solute symporter (Members of the Solute:Sodium Symporter (SSS), TC 2.A.21 as described in tcdb.org, catalyze solute:Na+ symport. Known solutes for members of the family include sugars, amino acids, nucleosides, inositols, vitamins, urea or anions, depending on the system.), with translation MSPLDITLFFVAVIGVIAFGLLKSRAKEADGPKNTSDYFLAGRGLTWWLVGFSLIAANISTEQFVGMSGQAADWLGMAIASYEWMAAITLVVIAFLFLPRLLRCGIYTIPEFLEYRYGVLSRTIMAIATMVILVGVPTASVIYSGAKVISVFFSGVTLMGMDMGNLSLGCWIIGLCAAGYVFIGGLKACAWTDLIWGSSLILGGALVMFLAFQALEDKPAEELIQTKVATSSATVDDLANANALERLHMLTEGPAVDGPNGSGGKLHMIRPAKDSSIPWTALIIGLWIPNFFYWGLNQYIMQRTLGSKSLAEGQKGIIFAAGLKLIVPFVVVIPGLLAYHLYSSDLQEQAQLKNEAALTAMEAGETVVLPFSEHFARLYPDKAAAIIQHNADVVGTEAAAPDPQDAPYASGEMADANAKLVAAAQAKKIKVSAQLVGFDYDAAFPTLLRNLLKPGYTWFVLAAIFGAVVSSLASMLNSASTIATMDIYHKLRKGAGQTELVSVGRVCVVAFVLIACVIAPNLGRPEFGGIFTFIQEFQGFLSPGILAVFLFGFLVHRCPRYAGWLGILLNVVLYGSLKFFIAPEMAFLNRMAVCFGVVLAVLAILTLVNPLKRPVEMPENKDIELVHSRPAKIWGTVVCVATLTLYIIFW, from the coding sequence ATGTCTCCTCTTGATATTACCCTTTTCTTCGTCGCCGTCATCGGCGTCATCGCCTTCGGACTGCTCAAGAGCCGTGCGAAAGAAGCCGATGGCCCCAAGAATACCAGCGACTACTTTCTGGCCGGACGCGGGCTGACTTGGTGGCTGGTCGGCTTCTCGCTCATCGCCGCAAATATCTCGACCGAGCAGTTTGTCGGCATGTCGGGGCAGGCCGCCGACTGGCTGGGCATGGCCATCGCCTCCTATGAGTGGATGGCCGCCATCACGCTCGTTGTCATCGCCTTTCTTTTCCTTCCGCGCCTGCTGCGCTGCGGCATCTACACGATCCCGGAGTTTCTGGAGTACCGCTACGGCGTGCTTTCACGCACGATCATGGCCATCGCCACCATGGTCATCCTCGTGGGTGTACCGACCGCCTCGGTCATCTACTCGGGGGCAAAGGTGATCAGCGTGTTTTTCAGCGGCGTCACGCTGATGGGCATGGACATGGGTAACCTCTCGCTGGGCTGCTGGATCATCGGCCTGTGCGCCGCGGGGTACGTCTTTATCGGTGGTTTGAAAGCCTGCGCCTGGACGGACCTCATCTGGGGCTCATCTCTCATTCTGGGCGGCGCGCTCGTCATGTTTCTGGCCTTTCAGGCGCTGGAGGACAAACCCGCCGAGGAACTGATCCAGACCAAAGTCGCCACCTCATCGGCCACCGTGGATGATCTCGCCAACGCCAACGCGCTGGAGCGCCTGCACATGCTGACCGAAGGCCCCGCCGTGGACGGCCCGAACGGCAGCGGCGGCAAGCTGCACATGATCCGCCCGGCCAAGGACAGCTCGATCCCCTGGACCGCGCTCATCATTGGTCTGTGGATCCCGAACTTTTTCTACTGGGGCCTGAACCAGTACATCATGCAGCGCACCCTCGGCTCGAAGTCGCTCGCCGAAGGCCAGAAGGGGATCATCTTCGCGGCAGGGCTGAAGCTGATCGTGCCCTTCGTCGTAGTCATCCCGGGCCTGCTGGCCTACCACTTGTACAGCTCGGACCTGCAGGAGCAGGCCCAGCTCAAAAACGAGGCTGCGCTCACGGCAATGGAGGCCGGGGAAACCGTTGTGCTGCCCTTCTCCGAGCACTTTGCCCGGCTCTATCCGGACAAGGCCGCAGCGATCATCCAGCACAATGCCGATGTCGTCGGCACCGAGGCGGCGGCGCCCGACCCTCAGGATGCGCCCTACGCCTCCGGCGAAATGGCTGACGCCAACGCCAAGCTCGTCGCTGCGGCTCAGGCCAAAAAGATCAAAGTCAGCGCACAGCTGGTCGGCTTTGACTACGATGCGGCCTTCCCCACTCTGCTGCGAAACCTGCTCAAACCCGGCTACACGTGGTTTGTGCTGGCGGCTATTTTCGGGGCGGTCGTTTCCTCGCTGGCCTCGATGCTTAACTCGGCCTCGACCATCGCCACGATGGACATCTACCACAAGCTGCGTAAGGGCGCCGGGCAGACGGAGCTCGTCTCCGTGGGCCGCGTCTGTGTGGTCGCTTTCGTGCTTATCGCCTGTGTGATTGCCCCAAATCTCGGGCGCCCTGAGTTTGGCGGTATCTTCACCTTTATTCAGGAGTTTCAGGGCTTCCTCAGCCCCGGCATTCTCGCGGTGTTCCTCTTCGGATTCCTCGTACACCGCTGCCCACGCTACGCCGGGTGGCTCGGCATCCTCCTGAACGTCGTGCTCTACGGCTCGCTCAAGTTCTTTATCGCCCCGGAGATGGCCTTCCTCAATCGCATGGCGGTCTGCTTCGGAGTCGTGCTCGCGGTGCTGGCGATCCTGACGCTGGTCAACCCGCTCAAGCGCCCCGTGGAGATGCCCGAGAACAAGGACATCGAGCTGGTCCACTCCCGCCCGGCCAAGATCTGGGGTACGGTCGTGTGCGTGGCCACGCTTACGCTCTACATCATCTTCTGGTAA
- a CDS encoding AraC family transcriptional regulator: MYFSADPGFAAQAGSSTILHCPRLNICLAGRARYLVRRGARTVELALERGDAVYTFSGCSMGTVDGAGYSSLGLVFNPELTRFMVARSNSEHGHRIVLAHHAPQPLDADGWNLTHALEHTTGHTVEYPLRLKLTEALLLTAAKTLQAPVTPQGKAALTWQAACQYIEEHLSRPLDRREVADFLQIHPNHLSRLFLRFGSTSFNQTVRDARLRRSRELLHDPGLNIAGVAQASGFPDANYFSRCFRKAFGQTPGEARQRLLAEKL, from the coding sequence GTGTACTTTTCCGCCGATCCGGGTTTCGCCGCTCAGGCGGGCAGCTCTACCATCCTGCACTGCCCTCGCCTGAATATCTGCCTGGCGGGACGCGCGCGCTATCTCGTGCGCCGGGGAGCGCGCACCGTGGAGCTCGCGCTGGAGCGCGGCGATGCCGTCTATACCTTTTCGGGGTGCTCGATGGGCACGGTCGATGGTGCCGGGTACAGCTCCCTCGGGTTGGTTTTCAATCCCGAGCTGACGCGGTTCATGGTCGCCCGCAGTAACTCCGAGCATGGCCACCGAATCGTCCTCGCCCACCACGCCCCGCAGCCGCTCGATGCTGACGGGTGGAATCTCACCCATGCGCTTGAGCACACCACCGGCCACACCGTGGAGTACCCCCTGCGCCTCAAGCTCACGGAGGCCCTGCTGCTCACAGCGGCGAAAACCCTGCAAGCCCCCGTCACCCCGCAGGGGAAGGCCGCGCTCACCTGGCAGGCCGCCTGCCAGTATATCGAGGAGCACCTGAGCCGCCCGCTCGACCGGCGCGAGGTCGCAGACTTCCTCCAGATCCACCCCAACCACCTTTCCCGCCTCTTCCTGCGCTTCGGAAGCACATCTTTCAACCAGACGGTACGTGATGCCCGACTGCGCCGCTCGCGCGAGCTGCTGCACGATCCGGGCCTAAACATCGCAGGGGTTGCCCAGGCCAGTGGCTTCCCCGACGCCAACTACTTCTCCCGTTGCTTTCGCAAGGCATTTGGGCAAACGCCTGGTGAGGCCCGGCAGCGCCTCCTCGCAGAAAAGTTATGA
- a CDS encoding FAD-dependent oxidoreductase → MSKSRLETLPTILEPAREVPVAREADVLVCGGGPAGIAAAFTAARAGAKVLLLERNAFLGGVWTAGALSIIIDAQEKTGLIRELLQRLEKRGATAPVMGNMHIYTIEAMKSLLDEMVEETGIDVQLYTQVVAVARDGDRITGVFTESKSGREFIRAKVVIDTTGDGDVGAQAGCGFEYGRESDGKVQPMTLYGRIGGYHGTEMLHIEPLLSIARKAGYEPSYERVTLIPQPGQPGVFMLMATHMYGSGLDVRNLTRAEFQARSEIRHLVELYKKHAGPDWKDVFLIDTGPCIGIREARRIRGRHYLTVEELQSGDSLPDGICHVRFLADIHHPDKKEGGGLTHVHFPSYDIPYGCLVARDADNLLMAGRCISGDHIAHASYRVTGDAVATGEAAGLAATLCVEQDILPPHVDVPQLQAKLLEMREACRG, encoded by the coding sequence ATGAGTAAGAGCAGACTTGAGACACTCCCCACCATTCTCGAACCGGCACGCGAAGTGCCCGTAGCCCGCGAAGCAGACGTCCTTGTCTGTGGAGGAGGCCCTGCCGGGATCGCGGCGGCATTTACGGCTGCCCGGGCCGGTGCAAAGGTACTGCTGCTTGAGCGAAACGCCTTCCTGGGTGGCGTCTGGACGGCTGGGGCCCTCTCGATCATCATCGACGCGCAGGAGAAGACAGGGCTCATCCGGGAGCTGCTGCAGCGCCTGGAGAAGCGCGGTGCCACTGCCCCTGTGATGGGTAATATGCACATCTACACGATTGAGGCCATGAAGAGCCTGCTCGATGAGATGGTTGAGGAGACCGGTATCGATGTACAGCTTTACACGCAGGTCGTGGCTGTGGCCCGCGACGGCGACCGCATCACCGGTGTCTTCACCGAGAGTAAGTCCGGGCGCGAGTTTATCCGGGCAAAGGTCGTCATCGACACGACCGGGGATGGCGATGTCGGCGCGCAGGCGGGCTGCGGTTTCGAGTACGGGCGCGAGAGCGACGGCAAGGTCCAGCCCATGACCCTCTATGGCCGCATCGGTGGCTACCACGGCACGGAGATGCTCCATATCGAGCCGCTGTTGTCCATCGCCCGAAAGGCCGGGTACGAGCCCAGCTATGAGCGGGTCACGCTCATTCCGCAGCCGGGGCAGCCGGGCGTCTTTATGCTCATGGCCACGCATATGTACGGCAGTGGTCTGGATGTCCGTAATCTCACGCGGGCAGAGTTTCAGGCGCGCTCGGAGATCCGCCACCTCGTTGAGCTATATAAAAAGCATGCCGGACCGGACTGGAAGGACGTCTTTCTGATCGATACGGGGCCGTGCATCGGCATCCGCGAGGCCCGTCGTATCCGTGGTCGCCACTACCTGACGGTCGAAGAGCTTCAGTCCGGTGATTCGCTGCCCGACGGTATCTGCCATGTGCGCTTCCTGGCGGACATTCACCATCCCGACAAGAAGGAGGGCGGCGGCCTGACCCATGTTCACTTCCCGTCCTACGACATCCCCTACGGCTGCTTGGTCGCTCGTGATGCGGATAACCTGCTCATGGCCGGTCGCTGCATATCCGGGGACCATATCGCTCACGCCAGCTACCGGGTGACGGGTGATGCTGTGGCCACCGGTGAAGCTGCCGGTCTGGCTGCGACCCTGTGCGTAGAGCAGGACATCCTGCCCCCGCATGTAGACGTGCCTCAGCTACAGGCGAAGCTGCTTGAGATGCGAGAGGCGTGCAGGGGCTGA